From Pseudoalteromonas viridis, the proteins below share one genomic window:
- a CDS encoding LON peptidase substrate-binding domain-containing protein: MALFPLPVFLLPGGVTRLRIFEQKYLRMVKEAGDDRHFALSLYKSATEYQTAPWASWVEIIDFGSAEDDILTIDVRSKGLLDVTEVWMEADGLRQARFVERPHWAHCELAPRYQHISDELLRIFKQNPELAALYPEPRFDDAAWVAGRFLEILPFSPEHKEGFCEPGTLPQALKFLDTILTGQDD; encoded by the coding sequence ATGGCACTTTTTCCACTACCCGTATTTCTGCTGCCCGGTGGCGTCACCCGGTTGCGGATATTTGAACAAAAGTATTTACGTATGGTGAAAGAAGCGGGTGACGACCGTCACTTTGCGCTGAGCTTGTATAAGTCTGCGACTGAATATCAGACAGCCCCCTGGGCAAGCTGGGTGGAGATTATTGATTTTGGCTCTGCGGAAGATGATATATTGACCATAGATGTGCGCTCTAAGGGCTTGCTGGATGTAACCGAGGTCTGGATGGAAGCGGACGGATTACGTCAGGCCCGCTTTGTTGAAAGACCACACTGGGCGCATTGCGAGCTGGCGCCCAGATATCAGCACATCAGTGACGAGCTGCTACGTATATTCAAACAAAATCCTGAGCTTGCAGCGCTCTATCCTGAGCCGCGCTTTGACGATGCCGCCTGGGTAGCTGGACGTTTCTTGGAGATTTTACCATTTTCTCCTGAGCATAAAGAGGGCTTTTGCGAGCCAGGCACATTGCCTCAGGCACTGAAATTCCTTGATACCATTTTAACGGGTCAGGACGACTGA
- a CDS encoding transketolase C-terminal domain-containing protein has protein sequence MAKMNMLHAINSALDITMAEHPQACIFGEDVGYFGGVFRATSGLQEKYGKHRVFNTPLTEQGILGFANGLAAFGAPALAEIQFADYIFPAFDQIVNESAKFRYRSGNEFNVGNLTIRTPYGGGIAGGLYHSQSPEAYFAHTPGLKLVVPRNPYQAKGLLRACIKDDNPVIFFEPKRLYRASTGEVPEGDYTIEIGKAEVVKEGKDVTLLAWGAQMEIIEQAAAKAEEAGISCEVIDLRSILPWDVETIAKSVTKTGRLIISHEAPITNGFGAEIAATIQKECFLHLESPIERVCGLDTPYPLALEKEYVPDALKVFAAIKKSVEF, from the coding sequence ATGGCTAAAATGAACATGCTGCACGCCATTAACTCGGCGCTAGACATCACTATGGCAGAGCACCCGCAGGCGTGTATTTTTGGTGAGGATGTGGGTTATTTTGGCGGTGTATTCCGTGCCACTTCTGGTTTACAGGAAAAATACGGTAAACACCGTGTGTTTAATACACCACTGACTGAGCAGGGGATCCTGGGTTTTGCAAACGGTCTGGCGGCTTTCGGTGCTCCGGCGCTGGCTGAGATCCAGTTTGCTGACTACATCTTCCCGGCGTTCGATCAGATAGTAAACGAATCGGCCAAGTTCCGTTACCGCTCTGGTAATGAGTTCAATGTCGGTAATCTGACCATTCGTACACCATACGGCGGTGGTATTGCCGGTGGTTTGTATCACTCACAATCACCTGAAGCTTATTTTGCTCATACGCCAGGTCTGAAGCTGGTCGTGCCGCGTAACCCGTATCAGGCAAAAGGCCTGCTACGCGCATGTATCAAAGACGATAACCCGGTCATTTTCTTTGAACCAAAGCGTTTGTATCGCGCTTCTACGGGTGAAGTGCCTGAGGGCGATTACACCATTGAAATTGGTAAAGCGGAAGTAGTGAAAGAAGGTAAAGACGTGACACTACTTGCCTGGGGCGCACAGATGGAGATCATTGAGCAGGCAGCAGCCAAGGCAGAAGAAGCCGGGATCAGTTGTGAGGTCATTGACTTGCGCTCAATCTTACCTTGGGATGTTGAAACCATCGCTAAGTCTGTAACTAAAACCGGTCGCCTGATTATCAGCCACGAAGCACCGATCACGAATGGTTTCGGCGCTGAAATCGCAGCGACTATCCAGAAAGAGTGTTTCCTGCATCTTGAATCGCCTATTGAGCGTGTTTGTGGCCTGGATACACCTTATCCGCTGGCACTGGAAAAAGAGTATGTACCGGATGCACTTAAAGTATTCGCTGCAATTAAGAAGTCAGTAGAGTTTTAA
- the pgm gene encoding phosphoglucomutase (alpha-D-glucose-1,6-bisphosphate-dependent), with amino-acid sequence MANHPNAGKPAPLSQLANIPKLVSAYYLNEPDLEQNPEQCVAFGTSGHRGCSYNVKFNESHILAITQAICDYRKANNIFGPLFLGKDTHALSEAAFNSAIEVLVANEVHVVTQENDDYTPTPVISHAIVCHNKTHPHELADGIVVTPSHNPPEDGGFKYNPPNGGPADTDVTKWIEDRANQLLVEDLVEVELFPFAKASRSGFVKYVDLITPYVEDLANIVDLEAIAKAGVRIGVDPLGGSGINFWPVIAKQYGLDLTVVNEQVDPRFAFMPLDKDGKIRMDCSSPFAMANLVAIKDDYDIGIGNDPDYDRHGIVTKDGLMNPNHFLAVSIDYLLKHRDWGSDIKIGKTLVSSAMIDKVVKGNQREVYEVPVGFKWFVDGLSEQWLAFGGEESAGASFLRRNGEVWNTDKDGFILGLLAAEILAVTGKTPSQYYRELEAQYGAPVYKRIDAPASPEQKAKLKALSPQDVTASTLAGDAITDILTEAPGNNAAIGGLKVVTESGWFAARPSGTEDIYKIYLESFKGEAHLAELEQAAKTLVDSVIR; translated from the coding sequence ATGGCAAATCACCCCAATGCAGGCAAACCAGCTCCGTTAAGTCAGCTGGCGAATATTCCCAAACTGGTATCGGCTTACTATCTGAATGAGCCTGATCTGGAACAAAACCCCGAGCAGTGCGTTGCTTTTGGTACATCAGGTCACCGAGGTTGTTCTTATAATGTGAAATTTAACGAATCTCACATTTTGGCTATTACCCAGGCTATCTGTGATTACAGAAAAGCCAATAACATTTTTGGTCCGCTGTTTTTAGGCAAAGACACCCATGCCTTGTCGGAAGCTGCGTTTAACTCCGCTATCGAAGTGCTGGTTGCCAACGAAGTACATGTGGTAACGCAAGAAAACGATGATTACACACCCACCCCGGTGATCAGCCACGCCATTGTGTGTCATAACAAGACGCACCCGCATGAGCTGGCCGATGGTATTGTGGTGACACCATCGCATAACCCGCCGGAAGATGGCGGCTTTAAATATAACCCACCCAATGGTGGACCAGCCGACACAGACGTCACTAAGTGGATTGAAGATCGCGCCAACCAGCTACTGGTCGAAGACTTAGTTGAAGTTGAGTTGTTCCCATTCGCTAAAGCCAGTCGTTCAGGATTTGTAAAATACGTCGATTTGATCACACCTTATGTAGAAGACCTGGCAAATATTGTCGACCTCGAAGCCATTGCAAAAGCGGGCGTACGCATTGGTGTTGATCCCCTAGGCGGCTCTGGCATCAACTTCTGGCCGGTGATTGCGAAGCAATATGGGTTAGATCTCACCGTTGTGAATGAGCAAGTTGACCCACGCTTTGCCTTTATGCCTTTGGACAAAGACGGCAAAATCCGTATGGATTGTTCTTCGCCATTTGCGATGGCAAACCTGGTAGCGATTAAAGACGATTATGATATCGGCATTGGCAACGATCCCGATTATGATCGTCACGGTATTGTTACTAAAGATGGCCTGATGAATCCAAACCACTTCCTGGCCGTGTCGATAGACTACCTGCTTAAGCATCGTGACTGGGGCAGTGATATTAAGATTGGTAAAACCCTGGTATCCAGCGCCATGATCGATAAAGTGGTTAAAGGTAACCAGCGCGAAGTGTACGAAGTACCGGTTGGTTTCAAATGGTTTGTTGATGGCCTGAGCGAACAATGGCTGGCATTTGGCGGTGAAGAAAGCGCGGGTGCGTCCTTCCTGCGCCGTAACGGTGAGGTCTGGAACACAGACAAAGACGGCTTTATTCTGGGCTTACTGGCTGCGGAGATCCTGGCTGTGACCGGTAAAACGCCATCACAATACTATCGTGAGCTGGAAGCACAATATGGCGCGCCAGTTTACAAGCGTATTGATGCACCAGCGTCACCTGAGCAAAAAGCCAAATTAAAAGCTTTGAGCCCACAAGATGTGACGGCCAGTACGCTCGCCGGTGACGCCATCACAGATATTCTGACCGAGGCGCCAGGCAATAATGCCGCCATCGGCGGATTAAAAGTGGTGACCGAGTCGGGTTGGTTTGCGGCTCGTCCATCAGGCACCGAAGACATTTATAAAATCTATCTTGAGTCGTTTAAAGGCGAAGCGCATCTTGCTGAGCTGGAACAGGCGGCCAAGACATTGGTAGATAGCGTGATCCGCTAA
- a CDS encoding thiamine pyrophosphate-dependent dehydrogenase E1 component subunit alpha yields MTNPNNISLNISHALEFIDGHALNIPTLKILSEDGDILDGATAPELDKDTALRIYSTMRFIRLLDERMQAAQRQGRISFYMQCLGEEAAITASAAALKQEDMIMAQYREQAALHYRGFSLEQFMNQLFSNEKDLGKGRQMPVHYGSNELHYLTISSPLGTQIPQATGYAYGQKLKHIDAQSGELSSEIDNVTICYFGEGAASEGDFHAGLNMAAVHKAPVLFFARNNGYAISTPADEQFKGDGIASRGVGYGIKTIRVDGADTLAVYAATQKAREIAVTTGEPVLIESIAYRLGAHSTSDDPSGYRTKDEEAEFKSNCPVARFKAWLLKQGWLNEEEDEAQKDKIREEILAALKVAEKVQKPALEELVSDVYDTPIPALQKQYEELKEHIKQHPDAYPITAGRIK; encoded by the coding sequence ATGACTAACCCCAATAACATATCGTTGAATATCAGCCATGCGCTCGAATTTATCGATGGCCATGCGCTTAACATCCCGACGCTGAAAATTCTCAGCGAAGACGGTGATATTTTGGACGGTGCAACGGCACCTGAGTTAGACAAAGACACGGCGCTGCGTATCTATTCTACTATGCGTTTTATCCGCCTGCTGGATGAACGTATGCAGGCGGCTCAGCGTCAGGGCCGGATCAGCTTTTATATGCAGTGTCTTGGTGAAGAAGCTGCTATTACCGCCAGTGCGGCTGCGCTAAAACAAGAAGACATGATCATGGCACAGTATCGCGAGCAAGCAGCGCTGCACTATCGTGGATTCTCGCTTGAGCAGTTTATGAACCAGCTGTTCTCTAACGAAAAAGACCTGGGTAAAGGTCGTCAGATGCCAGTACATTATGGCTCAAACGAATTACATTACCTGACCATTTCATCGCCACTGGGCACACAGATCCCGCAAGCAACGGGCTATGCGTACGGCCAGAAGCTCAAGCATATCGATGCACAAAGCGGTGAGCTAAGCAGTGAAATTGACAACGTCACCATTTGTTATTTCGGGGAAGGTGCCGCATCGGAAGGCGACTTCCACGCTGGTTTAAACATGGCCGCAGTGCATAAGGCACCGGTACTGTTCTTTGCCCGAAACAATGGTTACGCTATCTCTACGCCAGCTGATGAACAGTTTAAAGGCGACGGGATTGCCTCTCGCGGTGTCGGCTATGGCATTAAGACCATTCGTGTCGACGGAGCGGATACCTTGGCGGTGTATGCGGCAACGCAAAAAGCCCGCGAAATCGCAGTCACCACAGGTGAGCCTGTCCTTATTGAATCGATTGCTTATCGCTTAGGCGCGCACTCTACGTCGGATGACCCGTCGGGTTACCGTACTAAAGACGAAGAAGCCGAGTTTAAGTCAAACTGTCCGGTTGCCCGCTTCAAGGCTTGGTTGCTAAAACAAGGCTGGCTGAACGAAGAAGAAGACGAAGCACAAAAAGACAAGATCCGCGAAGAGATCCTGGCTGCGCTGAAGGTGGCTGAAAAGGTTCAAAAACCGGCACTGGAAGAGCTTGTTTCTGACGTTTACGATACGCCTATCCCGGCACTACAAAAACAATACGAAGAACTTAAAGAGCATATTAAACAGCATCCGGATGCGTATCCAATCACGGCTGGGAGGATAAAATAA
- the astE gene encoding succinylglutamate desuccinylase, whose protein sequence is MYLDTLKQTGDFLTLTRNNEFSLAAEQFTLSNGTLVEVKDTGVIQFTPATYGNKDIVLSSAVHGNETAPIEICDEFIQDVILERIELAHRVLFVFGNPKSINIAERFVDENLNRLFNGAHENRTENPEQIRAAKLEGYVRDFFTSVPEGRYRCHYDLHTAIRGSKNEKFAVYPFLHGKPWKKSQLQFMLACGVNTILMMRSAATTFSYFSSYQFGADAFTVELGQVKPFGQNDMSRFAAVKQTLKALISQENVEFGEFNANDFELFQVHRTINRTCEAFSFPFPDSAVNFTGFAKGELLATDGDTAYFAEVEGEAIIFPNAKVALGQRALLTVIPLEVDENFV, encoded by the coding sequence ATGTACCTTGATACATTAAAACAAACTGGAGACTTCCTGACTCTGACTCGCAATAACGAGTTTTCCCTTGCCGCTGAGCAATTTACGCTGAGCAACGGCACTTTGGTTGAAGTAAAAGACACTGGTGTTATCCAATTTACGCCTGCCACTTATGGTAACAAAGACATCGTGTTGTCGAGCGCGGTACATGGCAATGAAACCGCCCCCATCGAAATATGCGACGAGTTTATTCAGGATGTGATCCTGGAGCGCATTGAACTGGCACACCGTGTTTTATTTGTGTTTGGTAATCCTAAGTCCATCAATATCGCAGAGCGTTTTGTGGATGAAAACCTCAATCGACTGTTCAACGGTGCCCACGAAAACCGCACCGAAAACCCGGAGCAGATCCGCGCTGCAAAGCTTGAAGGCTATGTACGCGACTTTTTCACCAGCGTGCCAGAGGGGCGTTATCGCTGCCATTATGATCTGCATACTGCCATTCGTGGCTCCAAGAACGAAAAGTTTGCAGTGTATCCATTCTTGCATGGAAAGCCGTGGAAGAAGTCACAACTACAATTTATGCTGGCTTGCGGCGTCAATACCATTTTGATGATGCGTTCAGCAGCAACGACCTTCAGCTATTTTTCGTCCTATCAGTTCGGTGCTGACGCCTTTACAGTTGAACTGGGGCAGGTGAAGCCCTTTGGTCAGAATGATATGTCACGCTTTGCCGCGGTAAAACAAACGCTAAAAGCATTAATTAGCCAAGAAAATGTCGAGTTTGGTGAGTTTAATGCAAATGACTTCGAGTTGTTCCAGGTGCATCGCACGATAAACCGCACCTGTGAGGCGTTTTCATTCCCATTCCCTGATTCTGCGGTAAATTTCACCGGCTTTGCGAAAGGCGAATTGCTCGCAACCGATGGTGATACGGCCTACTTTGCAGAAGTTGAAGGCGAAGCCATCATCTTCCCGAATGCCAAAGTCGCGCTGGGTCAGCGTGCATTACTGACTGTGATCCCGCTGGAAGTAGACGAAAACTTCGTATAA
- a CDS encoding dihydrolipoyllysine-residue acetyltransferase, producing the protein MSKEFILPDIGEGIVECELVEWLVNVGDEVKEDQPICDVMTDKALVQIPAVHDGVITQLHYAKGDIAKVHEPLFAMDVAGEAPAPASNASDSGSAPAASAAHLEDFILPDIGEGIVECEIVEWLVAEGDEIKEDQAVCDVMTDKALVQIPAKYDGVVEKLYYQKGDIAQVHSPLFQMRLGADHSPKQDELAVHKPQPVKESKAPSAQPATATKVNGKAVASPAVRRRAREMDIDITQVPGSGKNGRVFKEDLERFAQGGTAAQSSTPAQAEQSTPAPVSSGETRVESIRGMKAAMAKQMVASVSTIPHFTYSDEIDLTDLIALRKSLKDQYAKQGIKLTMMPFFIKALSLAIKEFPILNSQVNDECTEITYFDDHNIGMAVDSKLGLLVPNIKQCQNKSIVDVAQAVTQLTDAAREGRVSPNDLKGGTISISNIGAIGGTTATPIINKPEVAIVALGKLQHLPRFDDKGNVVSRAIMQVSWSGDHRVIDGGTIARFNNLWKSYLEEPAKMMMAMR; encoded by the coding sequence ATGTCTAAAGAATTTATTTTACCGGATATCGGCGAGGGGATCGTCGAATGTGAACTGGTCGAATGGCTGGTGAATGTTGGTGATGAAGTAAAAGAAGATCAGCCTATCTGTGATGTAATGACAGATAAGGCACTGGTCCAGATCCCGGCTGTACATGACGGTGTGATCACCCAGTTACACTATGCAAAAGGTGATATTGCTAAAGTTCATGAGCCTTTGTTTGCAATGGATGTTGCCGGCGAAGCGCCTGCTCCAGCCAGTAATGCCAGCGACAGTGGTTCAGCGCCAGCTGCCTCTGCTGCGCATTTAGAAGACTTTATTTTGCCGGATATCGGTGAAGGCATTGTTGAGTGTGAAATCGTTGAGTGGTTGGTCGCTGAGGGCGATGAAATCAAAGAAGATCAGGCTGTGTGTGATGTGATGACAGACAAAGCCCTGGTGCAAATTCCGGCTAAATACGATGGTGTGGTTGAAAAACTGTATTATCAAAAAGGCGATATTGCGCAGGTGCACAGTCCGTTATTCCAGATGCGCTTAGGTGCGGATCACAGTCCGAAACAAGACGAGCTGGCGGTCCATAAGCCACAGCCTGTGAAAGAAAGCAAAGCGCCGTCTGCACAACCAGCGACAGCGACTAAAGTGAATGGCAAAGCCGTTGCTTCGCCTGCGGTCAGACGCCGCGCGCGTGAAATGGACATCGACATCACTCAGGTGCCAGGGTCAGGTAAAAACGGTCGTGTATTTAAAGAAGACCTTGAGCGCTTTGCGCAAGGTGGCACCGCTGCTCAGTCGTCTACGCCTGCTCAGGCAGAGCAGTCAACGCCAGCACCAGTATCATCAGGTGAAACACGTGTCGAGTCTATCCGTGGTATGAAAGCTGCGATGGCCAAGCAGATGGTCGCGTCGGTTTCAACTATTCCGCATTTCACTTACAGTGATGAGATTGATCTGACAGACTTGATTGCCTTGCGTAAATCACTAAAAGATCAGTACGCAAAGCAGGGCATTAAACTTACTATGATGCCGTTCTTTATCAAGGCGTTGTCTCTGGCGATTAAAGAATTCCCAATTCTTAATTCGCAGGTGAACGATGAGTGCACAGAAATCACTTACTTTGACGACCACAACATAGGCATGGCGGTAGACAGCAAGCTTGGATTACTGGTACCAAACATAAAACAGTGTCAGAACAAGTCGATTGTCGATGTTGCTCAAGCGGTGACACAACTTACAGACGCTGCGCGTGAAGGGCGAGTGTCTCCCAATGACCTGAAAGGCGGCACGATCTCCATTTCGAACATCGGCGCAATCGGCGGTACGACAGCAACCCCTATCATCAATAAGCCTGAAGTGGCCATTGTTGCACTGGGTAAGTTACAGCACTTGCCGCGTTTTGATGACAAGGGCAATGTGGTATCTCGTGCGATTATGCAGGTGAGCTGGTCTGGCGATCACCGGGTTATTGATGGCGGAACGATTGCAAGATTCAATAATTTGTGGAAGTCTTACTTAGAGGAGCCGGCTAAAATGATGATGGCGATGCGCTAA
- the seqA gene encoding replication initiation negative regulator SeqA, with protein MKKIEIDDELYQYIASNTQSIGESASQILRRLLNLNSVAQPTQETEQTAEVTVQPEVEQQQAPVSNEPSGNVFDILNKEELAMQKGVVGRFLFILAAFHRSHKADFHKVLEIKGRDRIYFSTSKAALLESGSSTNPKNIADSQYWVMTNSNTTRKKMMLHEVALILGYSAQQAETIRDYL; from the coding sequence ATGAAAAAAATAGAAATAGATGACGAGCTATATCAGTACATTGCCAGTAACACGCAAAGTATTGGTGAAAGCGCTTCCCAGATCCTGCGTCGTTTATTGAACCTGAACTCTGTGGCGCAGCCCACTCAGGAGACCGAGCAAACCGCTGAGGTAACTGTTCAACCAGAAGTTGAGCAACAGCAAGCGCCGGTTTCAAACGAACCTTCAGGCAATGTATTTGATATCCTTAATAAGGAAGAGCTGGCTATGCAAAAAGGCGTAGTTGGTCGCTTCTTGTTTATTCTGGCGGCGTTTCATCGCAGTCACAAAGCTGATTTTCACAAAGTACTGGAAATCAAAGGGCGAGATCGCATTTACTTTTCGACCAGCAAAGCTGCGCTGCTCGAAAGCGGTAGTAGTACGAACCCGAAAAACATTGCAGACAGTCAGTATTGGGTTATGACAAACTCAAACACGACGCGCAAAAAAATGATGTTGCACGAAGTTGCGCTCATACTTGGTTATTCGGCGCAACAAGCAGAAACTATCCGAGACTACCTATAA
- a CDS encoding alpha/beta fold hydrolase, which translates to MLLNYKLSGQPLGSAEPVVLLHGLFGSLENLNIIARALSESFTVINLDLRNHGQSFKSDVMDYPSMAQDVLTLLDHLEIDKAHLVGHSMGGKVAMQVAMLDENKINKLVVMDIAPVDYHPRHDAIIQALNAVAATPVASRSEADTVMQTYIEEQGVRGFLLKSLAKDEQGVLTWRFNLAVIEANYDKIISNINTTHSCLCDTLFLKGNNSDYILAEHRDAIMQSFSNARAKIIQGAGHWLHAEKPQAVNRSIIDFIQ; encoded by the coding sequence ATGTTGCTTAACTACAAATTATCGGGACAGCCGCTGGGCAGTGCCGAGCCAGTTGTGTTACTCCACGGCCTGTTTGGCTCACTGGAGAACCTGAATATTATAGCCCGCGCACTGAGTGAGTCATTTACTGTTATAAACCTGGACTTGCGAAATCATGGTCAGTCGTTCAAAAGTGATGTGATGGATTACCCCAGCATGGCGCAGGACGTACTTACCCTACTCGACCACCTGGAAATAGATAAAGCACATCTGGTTGGTCATTCCATGGGCGGCAAAGTGGCCATGCAAGTCGCGATGCTCGACGAGAATAAAATCAATAAGTTAGTAGTCATGGACATTGCACCGGTGGATTATCACCCGCGTCATGATGCCATTATTCAGGCGCTGAATGCGGTCGCTGCTACACCAGTGGCAAGCCGCAGTGAAGCTGACACCGTCATGCAAACCTATATAGAAGAGCAAGGTGTGCGAGGCTTTTTACTAAAGAGCCTGGCAAAAGACGAACAAGGCGTGCTTACCTGGCGATTTAACTTAGCTGTCATCGAAGCTAACTACGATAAAATCATCTCAAATATAAATACTACTCATTCTTGTTTGTGTGATACTCTGTTCCTGAAAGGAAACAACTCAGATTATATTCTGGCCGAGCACAGAGATGCCATAATGCAATCCTTTAGCAATGCCAGAGCAAAAATCATTCAGGGTGCCGGACATTGGCTGCACGCAGAGAAGCCGCAAGCCGTCAATCGTTCAATTATTGATTTTATTCAATAA
- a CDS encoding DUF2788 domain-containing protein codes for MINEFMNEFETIGLYFALAGIFFFIGMAIQDVLKKGDVPKFGRYIVWLVLFLGCSGFIAKGLIQVFWQGAGVG; via the coding sequence ATGATCAACGAATTTATGAATGAGTTTGAAACCATTGGTCTTTACTTTGCTCTCGCCGGGATTTTCTTCTTCATAGGTATGGCCATTCAGGACGTCCTAAAGAAAGGAGACGTGCCCAAGTTTGGTCGATACATTGTCTGGTTAGTGCTATTTTTAGGGTGCTCAGGCTTTATCGCCAAGGGCCTGATACAAGTATTTTGGCAAGGTGCGGGTGTTGGTTAA